A genomic segment from Streptomyces sp. NBC_00459 encodes:
- a CDS encoding pectate lyase family protein, whose translation MSSSRTTGGALGLLLLLAAALAPAGQAAEAAATPLADGPVGFAAVNAMGNNGTTGGAGGPTVTATTAEQFLEYIDTVGPLVIHVQGSINFSGKQGVRPNKTILGVGSSAVLNGGGLDFHRSSNVIVRNIRFTNADDDAINIGQESHHIWVDHNEFSGAADGSVDIVRAADYVTVSWNWFRGTDKSMLIGHSDGNGSQDTGHLKVTIHHNYFDGSNQRHPRVRFGEPVHVYNNYFRANGSYGVASTMNAGVLVEANQFENVAHPCYSASGYADSGPGRLVQRGNGFSGSGGCEANGSVAEPRNYYAYTLDSAASVPAVVRAGAGVGKVGS comes from the coding sequence ATGTCTTCATCTCGCACCACTGGCGGAGCACTGGGTCTACTCCTCTTGCTGGCGGCAGCGTTGGCACCGGCCGGCCAGGCCGCGGAGGCGGCTGCCACGCCCTTGGCCGACGGCCCGGTGGGCTTCGCCGCGGTGAACGCCATGGGGAACAACGGAACGACGGGCGGTGCGGGTGGCCCCACGGTCACGGCCACCACGGCCGAGCAGTTCCTGGAGTACATAGACACGGTCGGCCCGCTGGTGATCCACGTGCAGGGCTCGATCAACTTCTCCGGCAAGCAAGGCGTACGCCCGAACAAGACGATCCTGGGTGTCGGCTCGTCGGCCGTGCTGAACGGAGGCGGACTGGACTTCCACCGCTCCAGCAATGTGATCGTCCGCAACATCAGGTTCACCAACGCCGATGACGACGCGATCAACATCGGGCAGGAGTCGCACCACATCTGGGTCGACCACAACGAGTTCTCCGGTGCCGCCGACGGATCGGTGGACATCGTGCGGGCGGCGGACTACGTGACGGTGTCCTGGAACTGGTTCCGCGGCACGGACAAGTCGATGCTCATCGGTCACTCGGACGGCAACGGCAGCCAGGACACCGGGCACTTGAAGGTGACGATCCACCACAACTACTTCGACGGCTCGAATCAGCGGCATCCCCGCGTGCGGTTCGGAGAACCCGTCCACGTCTACAACAACTACTTCCGGGCGAACGGCTCGTACGGCGTCGCCTCCACGATGAACGCAGGCGTCCTGGTCGAGGCGAACCAGTTCGAGAACGTCGCGCACCCCTGCTACTCGGCGAGTGGCTATGCCGACTCCGGGCCCGGCCGCCTGGTGCAACGCGGCAACGGTTTCTCCGGGTCTGGCGGTTGCGAGGCCAACGGTTCGGTTGCCGAACCACGCAATTACTACGCCTACACGCTCGATTCCGCAGCTAGCGTCCCGGCCGTCGTGCGTGCCGGTGCCGGCGTCGGAAAGGTCGGATCGTAG
- a CDS encoding pectate lyase family protein: MTSNKSILGNSGATIVGCGLNVSRASNVIIRNLTFRDWNDDAINVQYSTRVWIDHNTFSNGYDGVVDIKRASDYVTVSWNRVFSHNKVMLLGHSDDNGAEDRGHLRVTYHHNYFDGTTQRHPRVRFGKVVHVYNNYYRSVSSYGVASTVEAGVLVEGNYFENTGDPYHCGEGGSPAGSLAARNNYSTGSGAGQTCGSVGGVPYSYSLDTPANVKSIVTGGAGAGKISV, translated from the coding sequence GTGACCTCCAACAAGTCGATCCTGGGCAACTCGGGCGCGACGATAGTCGGCTGCGGGCTGAACGTGTCGCGGGCATCGAACGTGATCATCCGCAACCTGACGTTCCGGGACTGGAACGACGACGCGATCAACGTGCAGTACTCGACTCGGGTGTGGATCGACCACAACACGTTCTCGAACGGCTACGACGGAGTCGTCGACATCAAGCGGGCCTCCGACTACGTGACGGTGTCGTGGAACCGGGTGTTCTCCCACAACAAGGTCATGCTGCTGGGGCATTCGGACGACAACGGAGCCGAGGACCGGGGCCACTTGCGGGTGACCTACCACCACAACTACTTCGACGGCACCACCCAGCGTCACCCCCGGGTGCGGTTCGGCAAGGTCGTCCACGTCTACAACAACTACTACCGCAGCGTCAGCAGCTACGGCGTGGCCTCGACAGTGGAGGCCGGAGTACTCGTCGAGGGCAACTACTTCGAGAACACGGGTGACCCCTACCACTGCGGCGAGGGTGGTTCCCCAGCCGGTTCGCTGGCCGCCCGCAACAACTACTCCACCGGTTCCGGCGCCGGTCAGACCTGCGGCAGCGTCGGCGGTGTGCCCTACTCGTACAGCCTCGACACCCCTGCCAACGTCAAGTCCATCGTGACCGGCGGCGCGGGTGCGGGGAAGATCTCCGTCTGA
- a CDS encoding DUF1593 domain-containing protein: MGTLGRTASPLLALLLALGCLAWQNPGTAAAAGSAHDNRPRVLVSTDIGGTDPDDFQSMVHLLVYADRFDLEGLVSSPFGPGRKQDILDVIDLYEHDFPNLRTYSRRYPSPSALRAITKQGAPDTLHHPGYGKPTEGSRWLVEHARSKDPRPLNVLVWGGMDDLAQALHDAPDILPKLRVYFIGGPNKMWSVDAYDYIERAHPALWMIEANSTYRGWFTGGDQTGEWANDSFVSTHVTGRGTLGDFFATLLGGTLKMGDSPSVGRLLSGNAADPTRPGWGGNFARVWDGRKTVFNRLTTEADIAEAFGVVELVLPLPKGFTDRNTATLLVDNRIPAPGVRQGHHVRFRFSPRDAKVWPYVIQSDFAGLNGQSGRFTATPPPVERTRTPSSVHPHWWTDDPDPAVAEGVHAGAKTVNRWRVDCLRDFAARMLRCASPAPAEGRTDMQRQSQRS; the protein is encoded by the coding sequence GTGGGCACGCTCGGACGAACCGCGAGTCCGCTGCTCGCGCTGCTGCTCGCTCTCGGCTGCCTCGCCTGGCAGAACCCCGGCACGGCAGCGGCTGCCGGATCAGCCCATGACAACCGTCCACGCGTGCTGGTGTCCACCGACATCGGCGGCACGGACCCCGACGACTTCCAGTCCATGGTCCACCTGCTGGTCTACGCCGACCGCTTCGACCTCGAAGGACTCGTGTCCTCACCGTTCGGCCCCGGGCGCAAGCAGGACATCCTCGATGTCATCGACCTGTACGAACACGACTTCCCGAACCTCAGGACGTACAGCCGGCGTTACCCCAGCCCGAGCGCACTGCGGGCGATCACGAAACAGGGCGCGCCCGACACGCTTCATCACCCCGGTTACGGAAAGCCGACCGAAGGTTCGAGGTGGCTGGTCGAACACGCCCGCAGCAAGGACCCGCGGCCTCTGAACGTACTGGTCTGGGGCGGCATGGACGATCTCGCCCAGGCCCTGCACGATGCCCCCGACATCCTGCCGAAGCTGCGCGTGTACTTCATCGGAGGCCCGAACAAGATGTGGAGTGTGGACGCGTACGACTACATCGAGCGCGCTCACCCCGCGCTCTGGATGATCGAGGCCAACTCGACGTACCGGGGATGGTTCACCGGCGGAGACCAGACCGGTGAGTGGGCGAACGACAGTTTCGTGTCCACACACGTCACTGGCCGCGGCACCCTCGGTGACTTCTTCGCCACCTTGCTCGGTGGCACCCTCAAGATGGGCGACAGCCCTTCGGTGGGACGGCTGCTCAGCGGAAACGCCGCCGACCCGACACGCCCAGGGTGGGGCGGAAACTTTGCACGTGTCTGGGACGGACGGAAGACCGTCTTCAACCGGCTCACCACAGAAGCGGACATCGCCGAGGCATTCGGAGTCGTCGAACTGGTCCTGCCCCTGCCCAAGGGGTTCACGGACCGCAACACCGCGACGCTGTTGGTGGACAACCGCATACCGGCACCGGGCGTACGGCAGGGACACCATGTGCGCTTCCGCTTCTCGCCTCGTGACGCGAAGGTCTGGCCCTATGTGATCCAAAGCGACTTCGCGGGCCTCAACGGACAGAGCGGCAGGTTCACCGCCACGCCACCGCCCGTGGAGCGCACACGCACGCCGTCGTCCGTGCACCCCCACTGGTGGACCGACGACCCCGACCCGGCTGTGGCTGAAGGCGTCCACGCCGGCGCGAAGACCGTGAACCGGTGGCGTGTCGACTGTCTGCGCGACTTCGCGGCACGCATGCTCCGATGCGCATCACCTGCACCCGCTGAGGGACGGACCGACATGCAACGCCAGAGCCAACGGTCGTAA
- a CDS encoding DMT family transporter encodes MTEDTNVSVGETADPAANVGKPNGGPSRGGRAGAVSERQGVDDPEDRHAAEPRQDGGRNAGLFLGATAVLSFSVTLPATRVAVGDMNPWFVAFARMLGAGILALAYLMATRAPLPRPSQVRRLLVVATGVVVGFPVFSSLALTTQTASHGAVVTALLPTATAIFAVLRGGERPGIRFWCASSAGLASVLVFVVMSGSVDAGLQLADVFLLLAVIFGGLGYAEGGVVARELGGARTICWALVLSLPLGIPLTVAVAAVTHPGAASPEAWLGLGYVVLFSMFLGFFAWYAGLARGGVARVGQLQLAQPVLTLGWSVVLLGEAVDLLTLLVGVLVLIFTILTQRTR; translated from the coding sequence ATGACTGAAGACACGAACGTCTCCGTCGGCGAGACGGCCGACCCCGCGGCAAACGTGGGGAAACCGAACGGCGGACCGTCTCGCGGTGGACGGGCTGGAGCGGTTTCGGAGCGGCAGGGAGTGGACGACCCGGAGGACCGACATGCCGCCGAACCGCGGCAGGACGGAGGCAGGAACGCGGGCCTCTTCCTTGGCGCCACCGCGGTACTGTCCTTCAGCGTGACCCTGCCTGCCACACGCGTTGCGGTGGGCGACATGAATCCGTGGTTTGTCGCCTTCGCCCGCATGCTGGGAGCCGGAATTCTCGCGCTCGCCTACCTCATGGCGACCAGGGCTCCGCTGCCACGCCCCTCCCAGGTCCGTAGACTGCTCGTGGTCGCGACGGGAGTCGTGGTGGGCTTCCCCGTGTTCTCGTCTCTCGCCCTCACCACACAGACCGCCTCGCACGGCGCCGTCGTCACTGCCCTGCTACCGACGGCCACCGCCATATTCGCGGTGCTGCGAGGCGGCGAACGTCCGGGGATCCGTTTCTGGTGCGCGAGCTCGGCCGGTCTGGCCAGTGTCCTCGTGTTCGTGGTGATGAGTGGTTCAGTCGACGCGGGGCTGCAACTGGCCGACGTGTTCCTGCTCCTGGCCGTCATATTCGGAGGGCTGGGTTACGCGGAGGGCGGCGTCGTGGCCCGCGAACTCGGCGGGGCACGCACGATCTGCTGGGCACTGGTGCTGTCGCTACCCCTCGGCATCCCCCTCACCGTGGCTGTCGCCGCCGTCACCCACCCTGGCGCCGCTTCCCCCGAAGCGTGGTTGGGGCTCGGCTACGTCGTCCTTTTCTCCATGTTCCTCGGGTTCTTCGCCTGGTACGCGGGGCTCGCCCGAGGTGGCGTGGCACGGGTGGGTCAGCTGCAACTCGCCCAACCCGTTCTCACACTCGGATGGAGCGTTGTGCTCCTCGGAGAGGCCGTGGACCTCCTCACACTCCTCGTCGGGGTGCTGGTCCTGATCTTCACCATATTGACGCAGCGCACCCGCTGA
- a CDS encoding rhodanese-like domain-containing protein — MSVAQSKILAAQPLPAGEAHPYFAARLRHETDSSDVWHDIQNDVKGFAVIDPRGPEAYAEAHIPGAVNMPHASIDKEAAAQLDPDVTYVVYGWNPGCNAGTKAAAKLTEHGISAKELIGGIQYWRSESLPVESSESS, encoded by the coding sequence ATGTCAGTCGCGCAATCCAAGATCCTTGCGGCACAGCCCCTGCCCGCGGGTGAGGCGCACCCGTACTTTGCCGCCAGGCTGCGTCACGAGACCGACTCGTCGGATGTCTGGCATGACATCCAGAACGATGTCAAGGGTTTTGCAGTCATCGATCCGCGCGGACCCGAGGCGTACGCGGAAGCGCACATCCCCGGAGCTGTGAACATGCCGCACGCCTCCATCGACAAGGAGGCCGCAGCCCAGCTCGACCCCGACGTCACCTACGTCGTCTACGGCTGGAACCCAGGCTGCAACGCCGGCACCAAGGCTGCCGCCAAGCTCACCGAGCACGGGATCAGTGCCAAGGAGCTGATCGGAGGCATCCAGTACTGGCGCAGCGAAAGCCTTCCCGTGGAGTCCTCGGAGAGTTCCTGA
- a CDS encoding diaminobutyrate--2-oxoglutarate transaminase family protein encodes MRPLTEVVRATPVPGPKGRALLERQEARESNARSYPRRLPIAVRRAQGPFIEDMDGNVFIDFLSGAGVLPLGHNHPELVDIARSQMAEFVHGLDFPTPAKDRFTERQLAHLPGAMGDRMKIHFCGPTGANAVEAAIKLCKTATGRSEIITFRGGFHGCTTGAMSVTGLLSQKNPVGNLMPGVHFLPYSNCSNCPMGLMRCTCEVNCATFLETALEDPNGGITRPAAVLMEIVQAEGGVIPADLEFVRRVRELTRRLDIPLIVDEIQTGCGRTGTWLAFEQYGIEPDVVLLSKALSGIGLPVSIVIFDERLDTWAPGAHTGTFRGNQLAFATGSALFDVFERDDILGNVERRGAELAAGLGKLGMRSTSVSDVRGLGLMWGIQFGHPGPGPAGGELARAVQAAALQRGLIVEVGGRDDAVIRLLPPLNITADLLHAALGILDAAVAEAERECSPTVPMTVA; translated from the coding sequence ATGCGCCCGCTCACTGAGGTGGTCAGAGCCACGCCGGTCCCCGGGCCGAAGGGGCGGGCGTTGCTCGAACGGCAGGAGGCGCGGGAGTCCAACGCCCGTTCCTACCCTCGGCGTCTGCCCATAGCCGTTCGTCGGGCACAAGGGCCGTTCATAGAGGATATGGACGGCAATGTGTTCATCGACTTTCTGTCCGGAGCGGGTGTGCTACCCCTGGGGCACAATCATCCGGAACTGGTTGATATCGCCCGCTCCCAGATGGCGGAGTTCGTCCACGGGCTTGACTTTCCCACCCCGGCGAAGGACCGCTTCACTGAGCGGCAGCTCGCCCATCTGCCGGGCGCGATGGGTGATCGCATGAAGATCCACTTCTGCGGGCCAACGGGTGCGAACGCGGTCGAGGCGGCCATCAAGCTGTGCAAGACCGCCACAGGTCGGTCGGAGATCATCACATTTCGCGGTGGATTCCATGGCTGCACGACGGGCGCGATGTCGGTGACCGGCTTGCTCAGCCAGAAGAATCCCGTGGGCAACCTCATGCCGGGTGTGCACTTCCTGCCCTACTCCAACTGCAGTAACTGCCCGATGGGGCTCATGCGGTGCACGTGTGAGGTGAACTGTGCGACCTTCCTCGAAACCGCGCTCGAAGACCCCAACGGGGGCATCACCCGGCCCGCCGCGGTTCTCATGGAGATCGTTCAGGCGGAGGGCGGGGTCATACCGGCGGATCTCGAGTTCGTCCGGCGCGTACGTGAGTTGACCCGCCGCCTCGACATCCCTCTGATCGTCGACGAGATCCAGACCGGCTGTGGCCGCACAGGTACATGGCTTGCCTTCGAGCAGTACGGCATCGAACCGGACGTCGTGCTGCTGTCAAAGGCGTTGAGCGGGATCGGGCTACCAGTCAGTATCGTCATCTTCGACGAACGACTCGACACCTGGGCTCCCGGCGCGCACACCGGCACCTTCCGTGGCAACCAACTGGCCTTCGCCACCGGGAGCGCACTGTTCGACGTCTTCGAACGGGATGACATCCTCGGCAACGTCGAACGGCGGGGAGCCGAACTCGCAGCCGGGCTGGGGAAGTTGGGCATGCGCTCGACCTCTGTGTCCGACGTTCGCGGGCTCGGGCTGATGTGGGGGATCCAGTTCGGTCACCCGGGCCCCGGGCCCGCCGGAGGCGAACTGGCGCGAGCGGTGCAGGCCGCCGCCCTGCAGCGCGGCCTGATCGTCGAGGTGGGAGGCCGTGACGACGCTGTCATCCGGCTGCTGCCCCCACTGAACATCACCGCCGACCTCCTCCATGCGGCACTGGGCATCCTCGACGCCGCTGTCGCGGAGGCCGAGCGGGAGTGCAGCCCCACAGTGCCGATGACCGTGGCCTGA
- a CDS encoding lysine N(6)-hydroxylase/L-ornithine N(5)-oxygenase family protein, with protein MSETYDVLGVGFGPANLALAIALEETAPDLTMRFLDARANPLWQAGMLLDRSDIQNHPSRDLVTLRNPRSRYSFLNYLHESARLVEHLNVPAAFPLRKEYAKYISWVTQQFGHVAGLGEQVTSVSLVGTGPDRRYRVASQLGEEYHGRTLILGTGRTPYIPEPFAGELSPRIFHASDYLFALDRLTGQGEPRRVAVIGGSQSAVEISLDLAGRFSETEVVTYLRSPSFRLKDTSPFSEEVFFPDFTQYFYNSSAEARKYLNEYLYLTNYSSTDADVLHELYRLIYEQRLDGRQRVHVLGNRAVDAVASDEDSVTLTVREVHQGQSVAETFDFVVVATGFKNLGRGPAREPYPSLLHDLADRFVYDDQGSVFVQEDYSLAFTDPDEPPLYLNGLCESSHGMGDAGSFSLLSVRATTLAESLRKRSAEWRTETAHAPAH; from the coding sequence AGATCTGACAATGCGGTTCCTCGACGCCCGTGCGAATCCGCTGTGGCAGGCCGGGATGCTGCTGGACCGGTCGGACATCCAGAATCACCCTTCCCGCGACCTCGTCACCCTGCGCAATCCCCGCAGCAGGTACAGCTTCCTCAACTACCTCCATGAGTCGGCAAGGTTGGTGGAGCATCTCAACGTCCCTGCGGCCTTCCCGCTGCGCAAGGAGTACGCGAAGTACATCTCGTGGGTGACGCAGCAGTTCGGCCATGTCGCCGGCCTCGGTGAGCAGGTCACGTCCGTCAGTCTCGTAGGAACCGGCCCGGACCGCCGCTACCGGGTGGCCAGCCAATTGGGAGAGGAATACCACGGACGAACCCTGATCCTGGGGACGGGCCGTACCCCGTACATTCCCGAGCCCTTTGCCGGCGAGCTCTCCCCGCGAATCTTCCACGCATCGGACTACCTGTTCGCCCTCGACCGACTGACAGGCCAGGGTGAACCGCGCAGAGTCGCCGTAATCGGCGGGAGCCAGAGCGCGGTCGAGATCTCGCTCGACCTGGCCGGCCGGTTCAGCGAGACCGAAGTTGTCACCTACCTGCGGTCGCCCAGCTTCCGGCTCAAGGACACGAGCCCCTTCAGTGAAGAGGTCTTCTTCCCTGACTTCACCCAGTACTTCTACAACTCCTCGGCCGAGGCCCGGAAGTACCTCAACGAGTACCTGTACCTGACCAACTACTCCTCGACGGACGCCGACGTCTTGCACGAGCTGTACCGCCTGATCTACGAACAGCGGCTGGACGGACGACAGCGGGTCCATGTCCTGGGGAACCGGGCCGTCGATGCCGTGGCCTCCGACGAGGACTCGGTCACGCTCACGGTCCGCGAAGTTCACCAGGGGCAGAGCGTTGCAGAGACCTTCGACTTCGTCGTCGTCGCCACCGGGTTCAAGAATCTGGGCAGGGGCCCAGCCCGGGAGCCGTATCCCTCCTTGCTTCACGACCTTGCCGACCGCTTCGTCTACGACGATCAGGGTTCGGTGTTCGTACAGGAGGACTACTCCCTCGCGTTCACCGACCCCGACGAGCCGCCGCTGTACCTCAACGGGCTGTGCGAGTCTTCGCACGGCATGGGCGACGCGGGTTCCTTCAGCCTGCTGTCCGTGAGGGCCACCACGCTCGCCGAGAGTCTCCGGAAGCGGTCCGCGGAGTGGCGGACGGAGACTGCTCATGCGCCCGCTCACTGA